From one Parambassis ranga chromosome 5, fParRan2.1, whole genome shotgun sequence genomic stretch:
- the eevs gene encoding uncharacterized protein eevs has protein sequence MGKVSQKNNDTEENTTEFNLVRVKSTWKCKLPQKVNKDTVDCVSPAKIYESITETGTTWTVVSPIIFTYKVTETQGLLDPSNNTLLLGHITDPQQLEDIKISNKPIRRFIVIDQEVFKIYGIKLTKYLEVNNVVYKILALPTTEENKSMEMALNILNEVNNFSLDRRMEPIIAIGGGVCLDIVGLAASLYRRRTPYIRVPTTLLSYIDASVGAKTGVNFANCKNKLGAYIPPAAAFLDLSFIQTVSRRHISNGLAEMLKMALMKHRSLFELLEKHGCMLLDTKFQVDNSLYGHSSLKAASQATRIAITTMLEELAPNLWEDDLNRLVDFGHLISPPLEMKVLPALLHGEAVNIDMSYMVYVSQESGLLTEEEKQRIISCMVGLELPVWHEECTLELIEKSLQDRLKHSGGLVRMPLPVGLGQAEIFNNISYEILHRAYKKWCDELSISSDGNCDP, from the exons ATGGGGAAAGTTTCTCAGAAGAATAATGATACTGAAGAAAACACTACTGAGTTCAATTTAGTTCGGGTCAAAAGTACATGGAAGTGCAAACTGCCCCAGAAGGTCAATAAGGACACAGTGGATTGTGTCTCACCTGCAAAAAT CTATGAGAGCATCACAGAGACAGGCACCACTTGGACGGTTGTCAGCCCAATCATCTTTACTTACAAGGTGACTGAGACTCAGGGCTTGCTGGACCCAAGCAACAACACCCTCCTGCTGGGCCACATCACTGACCCACAGCAGCTAGAGGACATTAAAATATCAAACAAGCCAATCAGACGCTTCATAGTCATCGACCAGGAAGTCTTCAAAATCTACGGCATCAAACTCACCAAATACTTAGAGGTCAACAATGTCGTGTACAAAATCCTGGCTCTTCCTACCACAGAGGAGAACAAATCCATGGAGATGGCCCTGAACATCCTAAATGAGGTCAACAACTTCTCCCTGGACCGACGCATGGAGCCCATCATCGCCATCGGTGGAGGAGTGTGCCTTGACATAGTGGGTCTGGCTGCATCACTGTACAGGAGGCGCACCCCTTACATCAGAGTCCCCACCACGCTGCTGTCATATATTGATGCCAGTGTGGGGGCGAAGACAGGGGTTAACTTCGCAAACTGCAAGAACAAGCTGGGTGCCTACATTCCACCAGCTGCTGCCTTCCTTGACCTGTCGTTCATACAGACTGTGTCCCGGCGACACATCTCCAACGGCCTGGCAGAGATGTTAAAG ATGGCCTTAATGAAGCATAGAAGCCTCTTCGAGCTCCTGGAGAAGCACGGCTGCATGCTGCTGGACACTAAGTTCCAGGTGGACAACAGCTTATATGGGCACAGCAGCTTAAAGGCAGCTTCACAGGCGACTCGTATCGCCATAACAACCATGCTGGAGGAGCTTGCCCCAAACCTCTGGGAGGATGACCTCAACAGACTTGTGGACTTTGGCCATCTTATCAGTCCACCATTAGAGATG AAAGTTCTCCCAGCTCTGCTGCACGGTGAAGCAGTGAACATCGACATGTCTTACATGGTTTACGTGTCCCAAGAGAGCGGCTtgctgacagaagaagagaagcagaggatCATCAGCTGCATGGTGGGCCTGGAGCTTCCGGTCTGGCATGAGGAGTGCACTCTGGAGCTTATAGAGAAGTCTCTGCAGGACAGGCTGAAACATTCTGGTGGCCTGGTCAGGATGCCTCTGCCTGTAGGTCTGGGGCAAGCAG AAATCTTTAACAACATATCATATGAGATCCTGCACAGAGCTTACAAAAAGTGGTGTGACGAGCTGAGCATTTCTTCTGATGGCAACTGTGACCCATAA
- the mitfa gene encoding melanocyte inducing transcription factor a isoform X3, whose amino-acid sequence MEVLKTHLENPTKYHIQQAQRQQVRQYLSTTLVGKAGSQCPSQPTEHSMPPGPGSSAPNSPMALLTLSSNCEKEMDDVIDDIISLESSYNEDVLGLMDPGLQMNNQLPVSGNMLDVYSNQGLSLPGLTINNSCPPNIKREFTVTTAPGMKQVLDKPGSCGQYESYQRPEGFPVEAEVRALAKERQKKDNHNLIERRRRFNINDRIKELGTLIPKSNDPDMRWNKGTILKASVDYIRKLQREQQRAKELESRQRKLEHANRHLMLRIQELEMQARAHGLTVVSSPSVCTSELMARAIKQEPVLGDCPSDLYQHSSAPDMSPPTTLDLNNGTITFDQMPADSGEPGSYGISRTCKMKELVRDNSIGPISPSDPLLSSMSPDVSNNASSHHSSSSNMDEKDDGC is encoded by the exons ACCCATCTGGAGAATCCCACCAAGTACCACATCCAGCAGGCTCAGAGGCAGCAGGTGAGGCAGTACCTGTCCACCACTCTGGTTGGTAAAGCTGGGAGCCAGTGCCCCAGCCAGCCCACCGAGCACAGCATGCCACCCGGGCCCGGCAGCAGTGCGCCCAACAGTCCCATGGCCTTGCTCACCCTGAGCTCCAACTGTGAGAAAGAG ATGGATGATGTCATTGATGATATTATTAGCTTAGAGTCGAGTTACAATGAAGATGTTCTTGGGCTGATGGACCCGGGGCTCCAAATGAACAATCAG CTCCCTGTCTCTGGTAATATGCTGGATGTGTACAGCAACCAAGGACTTTCACTTCCAGGCCTCACAATCAACAACTCCTGTCCACCCAACATTAAAAGGGAATTCACAG TTACTACAGCTCCTGGCATGAAGCAAGTACTGGACAAGCCTGGATCCTGTGGCCAGTATGAAAGCTATCAAAGGCCAGAGGGCTTTCCAGTAG aggcTGAGGTTCGTGCTCTTgctaaagaaagacagaagaaagacaacCATAATTTAA TTGAACGAAGACGGAGGTTCAACATAAACGATCGCATTAAAGAGCTAGGAACATTAATACCCAAGTCAAATGATCC AGACATGCGCTGGAATAAGGGCACCATTCTGAAAGCCTCAGTAGACTACATCAGGAAACTGCAGCGGGAGCAACAGAGGGCCAAAGAGCTGGAGAGCAGGCAGAGGAAACTGGAGCACGCAAACCGCCATCTGATGCTTCGCATACAG GAGTTGGAGATGCAGGCCCGTGCTCATGGTCTCACAGTAGTGTCATCCCCATCTGTCTGCACATCAGAGCTGATGGCTCGTGCCATTAAACAGGAGCCCGTCCTCGGCGACTGCCCCTCAGACCTCTACCAGCACAGCTCAGCTCCTGACATGTCCCCTCCAACGACACTGGACCTCAACAACGGCACCATCACCTTCGATCAGATGCCTGCAGACTCCGGAGAGCCAGGATCCTACGGAATTTCTAGGACCTGTAAAATGAAGGAGTTGGTAAGGGATAACTCCATTGGGCCGATTTCCCCGAGTGATCCCCTGCTGTCCTCCATGTCCCCAGATGTATCCAACAACGCCAGCAGCCATCACAGTTCCAGCTCAAATATGGATGAGAAGGATGATGGCTGTTAG
- the mitfa gene encoding melanocyte inducing transcription factor a isoform X2 — translation MLEMLEYSHYQTHLENPTKYHIQQAQRQQVRQYLSTTLVGKAGSQCPSQPTEHSMPPGPGSSAPNSPMALLTLSSNCEKEMDDVIDDIISLESSYNEDVLGLMDPGLQMNNQLPVSGNMLDVYSNQGLSLPGLTINNSCPPNIKREFTVTTAPGMKQVLDKPGSCGQYESYQRPEGFPVEAEVRALAKERQKKDNHNLIERRRRFNINDRIKELGTLIPKSNDPDMRWNKGTILKASVDYIRKLQREQQRAKELESRQRKLEHANRHLMLRIQELEMQARAHGLTVVSSPSVCTSELMARAIKQEPVLGDCPSDLYQHSSAPDMSPPTTLDLNNGTITFDQMPADSGEPGSYGISRTCKMKELVRDNSIGPISPSDPLLSSMSPDVSNNASSHHSSSSNMDEKDDGC, via the exons ATGCTGGAGATGCTTGAATACAGCCATTATCAG ACCCATCTGGAGAATCCCACCAAGTACCACATCCAGCAGGCTCAGAGGCAGCAGGTGAGGCAGTACCTGTCCACCACTCTGGTTGGTAAAGCTGGGAGCCAGTGCCCCAGCCAGCCCACCGAGCACAGCATGCCACCCGGGCCCGGCAGCAGTGCGCCCAACAGTCCCATGGCCTTGCTCACCCTGAGCTCCAACTGTGAGAAAGAG ATGGATGATGTCATTGATGATATTATTAGCTTAGAGTCGAGTTACAATGAAGATGTTCTTGGGCTGATGGACCCGGGGCTCCAAATGAACAATCAG CTCCCTGTCTCTGGTAATATGCTGGATGTGTACAGCAACCAAGGACTTTCACTTCCAGGCCTCACAATCAACAACTCCTGTCCACCCAACATTAAAAGGGAATTCACAG TTACTACAGCTCCTGGCATGAAGCAAGTACTGGACAAGCCTGGATCCTGTGGCCAGTATGAAAGCTATCAAAGGCCAGAGGGCTTTCCAGTAG aggcTGAGGTTCGTGCTCTTgctaaagaaagacagaagaaagacaacCATAATTTAA TTGAACGAAGACGGAGGTTCAACATAAACGATCGCATTAAAGAGCTAGGAACATTAATACCCAAGTCAAATGATCC AGACATGCGCTGGAATAAGGGCACCATTCTGAAAGCCTCAGTAGACTACATCAGGAAACTGCAGCGGGAGCAACAGAGGGCCAAAGAGCTGGAGAGCAGGCAGAGGAAACTGGAGCACGCAAACCGCCATCTGATGCTTCGCATACAG GAGTTGGAGATGCAGGCCCGTGCTCATGGTCTCACAGTAGTGTCATCCCCATCTGTCTGCACATCAGAGCTGATGGCTCGTGCCATTAAACAGGAGCCCGTCCTCGGCGACTGCCCCTCAGACCTCTACCAGCACAGCTCAGCTCCTGACATGTCCCCTCCAACGACACTGGACCTCAACAACGGCACCATCACCTTCGATCAGATGCCTGCAGACTCCGGAGAGCCAGGATCCTACGGAATTTCTAGGACCTGTAAAATGAAGGAGTTGGTAAGGGATAACTCCATTGGGCCGATTTCCCCGAGTGATCCCCTGCTGTCCTCCATGTCCCCAGATGTATCCAACAACGCCAGCAGCCATCACAGTTCCAGCTCAAATATGGATGAGAAGGATGATGGCTGTTAG
- the LOC114436839 gene encoding uncharacterized protein LOC114436839, with protein MSSVKVPDTPVEVIVDLLRKAQDIAAACGTVPEELTSHLQKALDIASGLDDYLEKMTSQESEPLAELYRKTVSHDWDQVHKEGRTKFRLPKECITGHVEGQTLKMLIHMSQAKRVLEIGMFTGYGALSMAEGLPEDGCLVACELEPYLKEFAQPIFDKSPHGRKIIVRTGSAMDTLKELAAAAEQFDMVFIDADKNNYINYYNFILDNNLLRLQGVICVDNSLFKAKVYLQDSTDSNGLALREFNQFVSNDPRVEQVIVPLRDGITLIRRVSVASGGSQTQCKILDDEVFRGVKGRSILDRMRLDGKVAYVTGAGQGIGRAFAHALGEAGAKVAVVDLDKVKAETVAAELFLKGINAIAVTADISKPDDVQSMISNIVSKWGSIHIACNNAGINMNSASEDTNLEEWDQTFNVNLRGTFMCCQAAGRVMLKQGYGKIINTASMASLIVPHPQKQLSYNTSKAGVVKLTQTLGTEWIDRGVCVNCISPGIVDTPLIHSESLRPLVQRWLSDIPAGRLAQVTDLQAAVVYLACDASDYMTGHNLVIEGGQSLW; from the exons atgtcTTCTGTGAAAG TTCCTGACACCCCAGTGGAGGTCATTGTGGATCTCCTAAGAAAGGCCCAGGACATAGCTGCAGCATGTGGCACTGTTCCGGAGGAGCTGACCAGTCACTTGCAGAAGGCTCTGGACATTGCTAGTGGCCTGGATGACTACCTGGAAAAAATGACTTCACAGGAAAGTGAACCTCTGGCGGAGCTTTATAG AAAAACAGTCTCCCATGACTGGGATCAAGTGCACAAGGAGGGCAGGACTAAGTTCCGGCTTCCTAAGGAGTGCATCACTGGACATGTTGAAG GCCAGACCCTGAAGATGTTGATCCACATGAGTCAAGCCAAGAGGGTCCTAGAGATTGGGATGTTCACTGGCTACGGGGCTCTGTCCATGGCTGAGGGGCTTCCCGAGGACGGCTGCCTGGTGGCCTGTGAGTTAGAGCCGTACCTCAAAGAATTTGCTCAGCCCATTTTTGACAAGTCTCCACATGGCAGGAAGATTATTGTAAGGACTGGAAGTGCAATGGACACCTTGAAG GaattggctgctgcagctgaacagttCGACATGGTCTTCATTGACGCTGACAAGAATAATTACATCAACTACTACAACTTTATCCTTGACAACAATTTGCTGAGATTGCAAGGGGTCATATGTGTCGATAACTCTCTGTTCAAAGCGAAAGTTTACCTTCAAGACAGCACGGATAGCAATGGCCTCGCACTCCGAGAGTTCAACCAGTTTGTCTCGAATGATCCACGAGTCGAGCAG GTCATCGTCCCTCTTAGAGATGGCATCACTCTTATCCGTCGGGTATCCGTGGCCTCTGGCGGCTCGCAGACTCAG TGTAAAATTTTAGATGATGAAGTTTTCCGTGGAGTCAAAGGGCGTTCTATCCTGGACCGGATGCGTCTTGATGGAAAGGTGGCCTATGTGACGGGAGCTGGGCAAGGCATAGGCCGAGCCTTTGCTCATGCTCTGGGTGAGGCTGGTGCAAAAGTGGCTGTGGTAGACTTGGACAAAGTGAAAGCAGAAACAGTGGCTGCAGAGCTCTTCCTTAAAG GGATCAATGCTATTGCCGTCACTGCTGACATTAGTAAACCAGACGACGTCCAAAGTATGATCAGCAACATTGTGTCCAAGTGGGGGTCGATCCACATCGCTTGTAACAACGCTGGCATCAACATGAACTCAGCCAGTGAAGACACCAACCTGGAGGAATGGGACCAAACATTTAACGTAAACCTGAGGGGGACTTTCATGTGCTGTCAG GCAGCAGGTCGAGTGATGTTGAAGCAAGGATATGGAAAGATTATCAACACAGCCTCCATGGCCAGTCTAATAG TCCCCCATCCTCAGAAGCAGCTTTCCTACAACACATCCAAAGCTGGGGTGGTCAAACTGACTCAGACTCTGGGCACTGAATGGATCGACAGAGGAGTTTGTGTCAACTGCATCTCACC gGGGATTGTTGACACCCCTCTCATCCACTCGGAGAGTCTGAGGCCTCTGGTGCAGCGCTGGCTGTCAGATATCCCTGCTGGTAGACTGGCTCAAGTGACAGACCTGCAAGCTGCAGTGGTCTACTTGGCATGTGACGCCTCCGACTACATGACAGGGCATAACTTAGTCATAGAGGGTGGGCAAAGTCTGTGGTAG
- the mdfic2 gene encoding myoD family inhibitor domain-containing protein 2, with amino-acid sequence MDQMADETNPRADVKDNRGVNSAEGTATWVRGVDCAGIVLSCLFCRFYDMIHMLPEGLTNHCCPDYKQVVSSVESTPSTDEDFCTDLDCGLLSSCRDASDCLELAMEVSEICYH; translated from the exons ATGGACCAGATGGCAGATGAAACAAATCCAAGGGCTGATGTGAAAGACAACCGGGGAGTAAACAGTGCTGAGGGGACTGCTACATGGGTGAGAGGAG TCGACTGTGCAGGAATCGTCCTGAGCTGTCTCTTCTGCCGTTTCTACGATATGATCCACATGCTACCAGAGGGACTCACCAATCACTGCTGTCCAGACTACAAACAAGTTGTCTCCTCTGTGGAGTCCACACCCAGCACTGATGAGGACTTTTGCACGGACTTGGACTGCGGTCTGCTCAGTTCCTGTCGTGATGCAAGTGACTGCCTGGAGCTGGCTATGGAGGTTTCAGAAATATGCTATCACTAG